The following are from one region of the Colius striatus isolate bColStr4 chromosome Z, bColStr4.1.hap1, whole genome shotgun sequence genome:
- the TNFAIP8 gene encoding tumor necrosis factor alpha-induced protein 8 isoform X2 produces the protein MYLATDVFNSKSLAIQAQKKILGKMVSKSIATTLIDDTSSDVLDELYRVTKEYTQNKKEAEKIIKNLIKIVLKLAILYRNNQFNQDEIALMEKFKKKVHQLAKTVVSFHQVDYTFDRNFLSKLLNDCRELLHEIIQRHLTAKSHGRVNNVFDHFSDCEFLAALYNPFGPYKLHLQKLCDGVNKMLDEGNI, from the exons ATGTACT tgGCCACAGATGTCTTCAACTCCAAAAGTCTGGCCATTCAGGCCCAGAAGAAGATCCTTGGAAAGATGGTGTCCAAATCAATAGCAACTACTTTGATTGATGATACAAGCAGTGATGTTTTAGATGAGCTCTACAGAGTGACAAAGGAatatacacaaaataaaaaggaagcagagaaaataataaaaaacctcaTTAAAATAGTCCTTAAATTGGCAATACTCTACCGGAACAACCAATTTAATCAGGATGAAATAGCGTTGATGGAGAAATTCAAGAAGAAGGTTCATCAGCTGGCTAAGACTGTGGTCAGTTTCCATCAGGTGGATTATACCTTTGACAGGAATTTTTTGTCCAAGCTGCTAAATGATTGTAGAGAGCTACTTCACGAAATCATTCAGCGCCACCTAACTGCAAAGTCACATGGACGTGTCAACAATGTGTTCGATCACTTCTCTGATTGTGAATTTTTGGCTGCCTTGTACAATCCCTTTGGACCTTATAAACTCCATTTGCAGAAACTTTGTGATGGTGTCAACAAAATGCTAGATGAGGGGAACATATAA
- the TNFAIP8 gene encoding tumor necrosis factor alpha-induced protein 8 isoform X1 has product MSSEADEPKEVATDVFNSKSLAIQAQKKILGKMVSKSIATTLIDDTSSDVLDELYRVTKEYTQNKKEAEKIIKNLIKIVLKLAILYRNNQFNQDEIALMEKFKKKVHQLAKTVVSFHQVDYTFDRNFLSKLLNDCRELLHEIIQRHLTAKSHGRVNNVFDHFSDCEFLAALYNPFGPYKLHLQKLCDGVNKMLDEGNI; this is encoded by the exons ATGAGTTCCGAGGCCGATGAACCCAAGGAAG tgGCCACAGATGTCTTCAACTCCAAAAGTCTGGCCATTCAGGCCCAGAAGAAGATCCTTGGAAAGATGGTGTCCAAATCAATAGCAACTACTTTGATTGATGATACAAGCAGTGATGTTTTAGATGAGCTCTACAGAGTGACAAAGGAatatacacaaaataaaaaggaagcagagaaaataataaaaaacctcaTTAAAATAGTCCTTAAATTGGCAATACTCTACCGGAACAACCAATTTAATCAGGATGAAATAGCGTTGATGGAGAAATTCAAGAAGAAGGTTCATCAGCTGGCTAAGACTGTGGTCAGTTTCCATCAGGTGGATTATACCTTTGACAGGAATTTTTTGTCCAAGCTGCTAAATGATTGTAGAGAGCTACTTCACGAAATCATTCAGCGCCACCTAACTGCAAAGTCACATGGACGTGTCAACAATGTGTTCGATCACTTCTCTGATTGTGAATTTTTGGCTGCCTTGTACAATCCCTTTGGACCTTATAAACTCCATTTGCAGAAACTTTGTGATGGTGTCAACAAAATGCTAGATGAGGGGAACATATAA
- the TNFAIP8 gene encoding tumor necrosis factor alpha-induced protein 8 isoform X3 has protein sequence MATDVFNSKSLAIQAQKKILGKMVSKSIATTLIDDTSSDVLDELYRVTKEYTQNKKEAEKIIKNLIKIVLKLAILYRNNQFNQDEIALMEKFKKKVHQLAKTVVSFHQVDYTFDRNFLSKLLNDCRELLHEIIQRHLTAKSHGRVNNVFDHFSDCEFLAALYNPFGPYKLHLQKLCDGVNKMLDEGNI, from the coding sequence tgGCCACAGATGTCTTCAACTCCAAAAGTCTGGCCATTCAGGCCCAGAAGAAGATCCTTGGAAAGATGGTGTCCAAATCAATAGCAACTACTTTGATTGATGATACAAGCAGTGATGTTTTAGATGAGCTCTACAGAGTGACAAAGGAatatacacaaaataaaaaggaagcagagaaaataataaaaaacctcaTTAAAATAGTCCTTAAATTGGCAATACTCTACCGGAACAACCAATTTAATCAGGATGAAATAGCGTTGATGGAGAAATTCAAGAAGAAGGTTCATCAGCTGGCTAAGACTGTGGTCAGTTTCCATCAGGTGGATTATACCTTTGACAGGAATTTTTTGTCCAAGCTGCTAAATGATTGTAGAGAGCTACTTCACGAAATCATTCAGCGCCACCTAACTGCAAAGTCACATGGACGTGTCAACAATGTGTTCGATCACTTCTCTGATTGTGAATTTTTGGCTGCCTTGTACAATCCCTTTGGACCTTATAAACTCCATTTGCAGAAACTTTGTGATGGTGTCAACAAAATGCTAGATGAGGGGAACATATAA
- the TNFAIP8 gene encoding tumor necrosis factor alpha-induced protein 8 isoform X5 codes for MVSKSIATTLIDDTSSDVLDELYRVTKEYTQNKKEAEKIIKNLIKIVLKLAILYRNNQFNQDEIALMEKFKKKVHQLAKTVVSFHQVDYTFDRNFLSKLLNDCRELLHEIIQRHLTAKSHGRVNNVFDHFSDCEFLAALYNPFGPYKLHLQKLCDGVNKMLDEGNI; via the coding sequence ATGGTGTCCAAATCAATAGCAACTACTTTGATTGATGATACAAGCAGTGATGTTTTAGATGAGCTCTACAGAGTGACAAAGGAatatacacaaaataaaaaggaagcagagaaaataataaaaaacctcaTTAAAATAGTCCTTAAATTGGCAATACTCTACCGGAACAACCAATTTAATCAGGATGAAATAGCGTTGATGGAGAAATTCAAGAAGAAGGTTCATCAGCTGGCTAAGACTGTGGTCAGTTTCCATCAGGTGGATTATACCTTTGACAGGAATTTTTTGTCCAAGCTGCTAAATGATTGTAGAGAGCTACTTCACGAAATCATTCAGCGCCACCTAACTGCAAAGTCACATGGACGTGTCAACAATGTGTTCGATCACTTCTCTGATTGTGAATTTTTGGCTGCCTTGTACAATCCCTTTGGACCTTATAAACTCCATTTGCAGAAACTTTGTGATGGTGTCAACAAAATGCTAGATGAGGGGAACATATAA
- the TNFAIP8 gene encoding tumor necrosis factor alpha-induced protein 8 isoform X4, which yields MATDVFNSKSLAIQAQKKILGKMVSKSIATTLIDDTSSDVLDELYRVTKEYTQNKKEAEKIIKNLIKIVLKLAILYRNNQFNQDEIALMEKFKKKVHQLAKTVVSFHQVDYTFDRNFLSKLLNDCRELLHEIIQRHLTAKSHGRVNNVFDHFSDCEFLAALYNPFGPYKLHLQKLCDGVNKMLDEGNI from the exons A tgGCCACAGATGTCTTCAACTCCAAAAGTCTGGCCATTCAGGCCCAGAAGAAGATCCTTGGAAAGATGGTGTCCAAATCAATAGCAACTACTTTGATTGATGATACAAGCAGTGATGTTTTAGATGAGCTCTACAGAGTGACAAAGGAatatacacaaaataaaaaggaagcagagaaaataataaaaaacctcaTTAAAATAGTCCTTAAATTGGCAATACTCTACCGGAACAACCAATTTAATCAGGATGAAATAGCGTTGATGGAGAAATTCAAGAAGAAGGTTCATCAGCTGGCTAAGACTGTGGTCAGTTTCCATCAGGTGGATTATACCTTTGACAGGAATTTTTTGTCCAAGCTGCTAAATGATTGTAGAGAGCTACTTCACGAAATCATTCAGCGCCACCTAACTGCAAAGTCACATGGACGTGTCAACAATGTGTTCGATCACTTCTCTGATTGTGAATTTTTGGCTGCCTTGTACAATCCCTTTGGACCTTATAAACTCCATTTGCAGAAACTTTGTGATGGTGTCAACAAAATGCTAGATGAGGGGAACATATAA